One window of the Verrucomicrobiota bacterium genome contains the following:
- a CDS encoding FHA domain-containing protein gives MIKLILHPNQPIEQSVELESRTILIGRSGENDLTLDDPSIASHHVRIEKRGEEFVVKDLSKQGILVDGEEVREAVISVGSVITLGEVDILFKGETAVAIDEHGAIIAEAELGPEAGALITTPQGMGRSAYLPTETFIQPAHLEPERSVASTLPLVSFISGALGPLLLGVGWLLGIILGFVSLANIRRRGGLLKDKRMATWGINLGFTWVVLVFALLAWQGWRGGVGRTVRANQVSAQRVLEGVCKTQYYARYGCFFDKNGNGAYEFGMLEDIESLHYSAMPDVARELRGYRLHIVRANEDGFLCYAEPSAYGRTGRLTYSIDESGVLRGKDLRGVPFTGIDRELPQIGEGKSVRETAGEEIASDLVETAARVLESAVPTNDRSGFERALRIVQETREHFPLTRTVETQLTKVTVDANPRVAELRATEEYNKAQALLEEGEVVRALNVLLAAEANYSTTASIEKIRTLAALIKEQHFRELEAAASAIYTEAQRLELSGRLTEAKQAYMKIKEQFSVTTYGQAIDERIGNVEAKIREQEAAGYIAKLRALRAEKDYIEIVQIVDLLRRGYAETEEYERNYELVEIADRKARAYSEAIQGVRHLNNEDYENALASFDKAIAAYPDIQAMIAGYLERCYLSAGTKAFERAEFRTALDLFERYRRLPPRENRLPDATLMRAYYEVGKLDYRQGNYDAAAQRLFVCSGPYSQVAEFNYVYGSVLLAQKDHREAVAYFNRYFEVTKADPKQRLHVPSLRKRGYSQAQLASELETEVKTLVLANAVYRPLVNTEAIRIPETSDDGQDSGEAVEDEQDDAKSPQEEEEENEERRRGGAGGPRSVLGGLGAPGDIRVHAQADGADAGASAEPSFRRILQLIVDIQKNSNDIDKEIRAAAGDSTRRQEALVRRSTMIEAFQQQQASIRIDIDRENTSKRDIILRIGYSADYLGRCVTDLQQVNERAGRNRQLEEVMAKLDHKRKMFAAAYTNLAEAHTQDLKTQHDAYALLESALKEFSGWPDPRDVGQSLRDMFMVRPGTEKMAEGLRMLLAGFDVEADLEIILRTGGETDL, from the coding sequence GTGATCAAGCTGATCCTCCATCCGAACCAGCCGATCGAGCAGTCCGTCGAGCTCGAGAGCCGCACGATCCTCATCGGGCGCTCCGGCGAGAACGACCTGACCCTCGACGACCCAAGCATCGCCAGCCACCATGTCCGGATCGAGAAGCGCGGCGAGGAGTTTGTCGTCAAGGATCTGAGCAAGCAGGGCATCCTCGTTGACGGCGAGGAAGTGCGCGAGGCGGTCATCTCGGTCGGCTCGGTTATCACACTCGGCGAGGTTGATATCCTGTTCAAAGGCGAGACCGCCGTGGCCATCGACGAACACGGCGCGATCATCGCCGAAGCGGAGTTGGGGCCGGAAGCCGGGGCGCTCATCACGACGCCGCAGGGCATGGGTCGAAGCGCCTATCTGCCCACCGAGACGTTCATCCAGCCGGCGCATCTCGAGCCGGAGCGTTCCGTGGCCTCGACGTTGCCGCTGGTCAGTTTCATCTCGGGCGCACTCGGCCCGCTGCTGCTCGGGGTCGGGTGGCTGCTCGGCATCATTCTGGGGTTCGTCTCGCTCGCCAATATCCGTCGTCGCGGCGGGCTGCTCAAAGACAAGCGAATGGCGACGTGGGGCATCAACTTGGGCTTCACGTGGGTCGTGCTCGTATTCGCTCTCCTTGCGTGGCAGGGCTGGCGGGGCGGCGTGGGGCGCACGGTGCGCGCTAACCAGGTAAGCGCCCAGCGCGTGCTCGAGGGCGTCTGCAAGACGCAATACTACGCCCGCTACGGCTGTTTCTTTGACAAGAACGGCAACGGCGCCTATGAGTTCGGCATGCTCGAGGACATCGAATCGCTCCACTACTCGGCCATGCCCGACGTGGCCCGCGAGCTGCGCGGTTACCGGCTGCACATCGTACGCGCCAACGAGGATGGTTTCCTCTGCTACGCCGAGCCGAGCGCGTACGGGCGCACGGGGCGGCTCACCTACTCCATCGACGAGAGCGGCGTGCTGCGCGGCAAGGACCTGCGCGGCGTGCCGTTCACCGGCATCGACCGCGAGCTGCCCCAGATCGGCGAGGGCAAGAGCGTGCGCGAGACCGCCGGCGAGGAGATCGCCAGTGACCTTGTCGAGACCGCGGCCCGCGTTCTCGAATCGGCCGTCCCGACCAACGACCGCAGCGGCTTCGAACGGGCGCTGCGCATCGTGCAGGAGACGCGCGAGCACTTCCCACTGACGCGCACCGTCGAGACGCAGCTCACCAAGGTCACCGTCGACGCCAACCCGCGCGTCGCCGAGTTGCGCGCGACCGAGGAGTACAACAAGGCGCAGGCGCTGCTTGAGGAGGGCGAGGTCGTCCGCGCGCTCAACGTGCTCCTGGCCGCCGAGGCGAACTACAGCACGACAGCCTCGATCGAGAAGATCCGCACGCTCGCCGCGCTCATTAAGGAGCAGCACTTCAGGGAGCTCGAGGCGGCTGCCTCGGCCATCTACACCGAGGCGCAGCGGCTCGAGCTCTCCGGCCGGCTCACCGAGGCCAAGCAGGCCTACATGAAGATCAAGGAGCAGTTCTCGGTCACCACGTACGGCCAGGCTATCGACGAGCGGATCGGCAACGTCGAGGCGAAGATCCGCGAGCAGGAAGCCGCCGGCTACATCGCCAAGCTGCGCGCGTTGCGCGCCGAGAAGGACTACATCGAGATCGTCCAGATCGTCGACCTGCTGCGCCGCGGGTACGCCGAGACCGAAGAGTATGAGCGCAACTACGAGCTCGTCGAGATCGCCGACCGGAAGGCACGCGCGTACAGCGAGGCGATCCAGGGCGTGCGCCACCTCAACAATGAGGATTACGAGAACGCGCTCGCTTCGTTCGACAAGGCGATCGCGGCCTATCCGGACATCCAGGCCATGATTGCCGGCTACCTCGAGCGCTGCTACCTGAGCGCCGGGACGAAGGCGTTCGAGCGCGCCGAGTTCCGCACCGCGCTCGACTTGTTCGAGCGCTACCGGCGGCTCCCGCCGCGCGAGAATCGGCTCCCTGACGCCACCCTGATGCGCGCCTACTACGAGGTGGGCAAGCTCGACTACCGCCAAGGCAACTACGACGCGGCCGCGCAGCGATTGTTCGTCTGCAGCGGCCCGTACAGTCAGGTCGCCGAGTTCAACTACGTCTACGGCAGCGTGCTCCTAGCCCAGAAGGACCACCGCGAGGCGGTCGCCTACTTCAACCGCTATTTCGAGGTGACCAAGGCCGACCCGAAGCAGCGCCTCCACGTGCCGTCGCTGCGCAAGCGCGGTTACTCGCAGGCCCAGCTCGCTTCCGAACTCGAGACCGAGGTGAAAACCCTTGTCCTCGCTAACGCCGTCTACCGTCCGCTCGTCAACACCGAGGCGATCCGTATCCCCGAGACAAGCGACGACGGCCAGGACAGCGGGGAGGCCGTTGAGGACGAGCAGGACGACGCCAAGAGCCCCCAGGAGGAGGAAGAGGAGAACGAAGAAAGGCGGAGAGGCGGGGCCGGCGGGCCACGGAGCGTGCTCGGCGGCCTGGGCGCGCCCGGCGACATACGTGTGCACGCGCAGGCGGACGGTGCTGATGCGGGGGCGTCGGCCGAGCCGTCGTTCCGCCGTATTCTCCAGCTCATCGTCGACATCCAGAAGAACAGCAACGACATCGACAAGGAGATCCGGGCCGCCGCGGGCGACTCCACGCGCCGCCAGGAGGCGCTGGTGAGACGCTCGACGATGATCGAAGCGTTCCAGCAGCAACAGGCCAGCATTCGGATCGACATTGACCGCGAGAACACCTCGAAGCGTGACATCATCCTGCGCATCGGCTACTCGGCCGACTACCTCGGCAGGTGCGTGACCGACCTGCAGCAGGTCAACGAGCGCGCCGGCCGCAACCGCCAGCTCGAGGAGGTAATGGCCAAGCTCGACCACAAGCGCAAGATGTTCGCCGCCGCCTACACCAATCTGGCCGAGGCGCACACCCAGGACCTCAAGACCCAGCACGACGCCTACGCCCTGCTCGAGAGCGCGCTCAAGGAGTTCAGCGGCTGGCCTGACCCGCGGGACGTCGGCCAGTCGCTGCGCGACATGTTCATGGTCAGGCCCGGCACCGAGAAGATGGCCGAAGGACTCAGAATGCTCCTGGCCGGTTTCGACGTCGAGGCCGACCTCGAGATCATCCTCCGTACCGGCGGCGAGACCGACCTGTAG
- a CDS encoding redoxin domain-containing protein has translation MRRLLGIAIVVVMVSIFAAACSKAADEPTEGLEVGDRFPNYETLTAKTIDGDDVALKAHKGKLLFIDFWATWCQPCRMELPYLALVHDEYAGDKLSILGISLDQSIDALRAMAKEYGLTYPQICDAKGWQSPYATMFGIRSIPTNFLLDGNGMILAKDMRGLAVEGHIAKALGIDSPTVHYAEARDYLDSTEEPDLAKAIGMLDKALEADPERPEFHSLAAALHGASGNEAKAVEHLEAVVKHKDKLPVFFPALQAYVQLGHTRLHDGDAEKATGLIDEAITAIKALDDREKDTYTPFIEQLEELREDWSSGHHKD, from the coding sequence ATGCGGAGACTTCTGGGCATTGCCATTGTGGTTGTCATGGTGTCGATCTTCGCGGCGGCATGTTCGAAGGCCGCCGACGAGCCGACGGAGGGCCTCGAGGTCGGCGACCGCTTCCCCAACTACGAGACGTTGACCGCCAAGACAATCGACGGCGACGACGTCGCGCTCAAGGCCCACAAGGGCAAGCTGCTGTTCATTGATTTCTGGGCGACCTGGTGCCAGCCATGCCGCATGGAACTGCCCTACCTTGCTCTCGTGCACGACGAGTATGCCGGCGACAAGCTGAGCATCCTCGGCATCAGCCTGGACCAGTCGATCGACGCGTTGCGCGCGATGGCCAAGGAATACGGCCTCACCTACCCCCAGATCTGCGACGCCAAGGGCTGGCAGTCCCCGTACGCGACGATGTTCGGTATCCGCAGCATCCCAACCAATTTCCTGCTCGACGGCAACGGCATGATCCTGGCCAAGGATATGCGCGGCCTGGCAGTCGAGGGGCATATCGCCAAGGCGCTCGGCATAGACAGCCCCACGGTGCACTATGCCGAGGCACGCGACTACCTCGACAGCACTGAGGAGCCGGATCTCGCCAAGGCGATCGGCATGCTCGACAAAGCGCTCGAGGCCGATCCGGAACGGCCGGAGTTCCACTCCCTCGCGGCCGCCCTGCACGGCGCGAGCGGCAACGAGGCAAAGGCCGTAGAACACCTCGAGGCCGTCGTGAAGCACAAGGACAAGCTGCCTGTCTTCTTCCCCGCGCTGCAGGCCTACGTGCAGCTCGGTCATACCCGGCTCCATGACGGCGACGCCGAGAAGGCGACCGGGCTCATCGACGAAGCCATCACGGCCATCAAGGCCCTCGACGACAGAGAGAAGGACACCTACACGCCCTTCATTGAGCAGCTCGAGGAACTCAGGGAAGACTGGAGCTCCGGACATCATAAGGACTGA
- a CDS encoding polyprenyl synthetase family protein, translating to MTKPTGDKFMDELGAKLERYRSLVNDAHRELIHASPYGDRVGTILEAANRILLSREAKRVRGIIPLLLAEHGCCSQDYAVRCGVLVELLHFASLIHDDVIDEALERRHEPAVNALFGGPDAILVGDHFICEAIEYALRTPRNTEVIAACVGAIKSLIHGIFLERRLESEDLGFDVYRKMAELKTGVLFDLAFRLPMLGTPEAERAAHVGQEFGVLFQVYDDWFDRDIDPGWINAYKYLSREEGAEYCRTVFNDLVEDARQAGVLDVVALLVRWLQPHGYFGEASIEAR from the coding sequence GTGACGAAACCGACCGGCGACAAGTTCATGGACGAGCTGGGCGCCAAGCTCGAGCGCTACCGTTCGCTCGTCAACGATGCCCACCGCGAGCTCATCCACGCCAGCCCGTACGGCGACCGCGTGGGCACGATACTCGAGGCGGCCAACCGCATTCTGCTCAGCAGGGAAGCCAAGCGCGTGCGCGGCATCATCCCGCTGCTGCTCGCCGAGCACGGCTGTTGTTCGCAGGACTACGCCGTGCGCTGCGGCGTGCTCGTCGAGCTGCTCCACTTCGCCTCGCTCATCCACGACGACGTCATTGACGAAGCCCTCGAGCGGCGCCATGAGCCCGCCGTCAACGCGCTCTTCGGCGGCCCGGACGCCATCCTCGTCGGCGACCACTTTATCTGCGAGGCGATCGAGTACGCGCTGCGCACCCCGCGCAACACCGAGGTGATTGCCGCGTGCGTCGGGGCGATCAAGTCGCTCATCCACGGCATCTTCCTCGAACGCCGGCTCGAGAGCGAGGATCTCGGGTTCGACGTCTACCGTAAGATGGCCGAACTCAAGACCGGCGTGCTGTTCGACCTGGCGTTCCGGTTGCCGATGCTCGGCACCCCCGAGGCCGAGCGCGCTGCGCACGTCGGCCAGGAGTTCGGCGTGCTTTTCCAGGTCTATGACGATTGGTTCGACCGCGACATCGATCCCGGCTGGATCAACGCCTACAAGTACCTCTCGCGCGAGGAGGGCGCCGAGTACTGCCGCACCGTGTTCAACGATCTCGTCGAGGACGCACGCCAAGCCGGCGTGCTCGACGTGGTGGCGCTGCTCGTGCGATGGCTGCAGCCGCACGGCTACTTCGGCGAGGCCTCAATCGAGGCACGCTGA
- a CDS encoding adenosylhomocysteinase has translation MAKKATKYDVTDLKLAAKGTKRIEWADNDMPVLKLVRERFAKEKPLKGKRMSACLHVTAETANLARTLEAGGADLVLCASNPLSTQDDVAASLVADYGMKVFARRGVDRTGYYKHLHAALDHSPNVTMDDGADLVSALHNDYAHLAGQVVASMEETTTGVIRLKAMSADGALKIPVIAVNDADTKHLFDNRYGTGQSTVDGIIRATDMLIAGKTIVTAGYGWCGRGFATRARGMGANVIVTEVDAVRALEATMDGFRVMPMAQAAKIGDLFCTLTGDIHVLRKEHFEKMKDGAIVANSGHFDVEIDIPALASLAKKVNKDVRHCVDEYILKNGRRLFLLGEGRLINLAAAEGHPASVMDMSFSVQALTTEWAIKNAAKLKPQVYPVPKTIDKWVAKLKLRSMGVAIDTLTAEQKHYLASWDMGT, from the coding sequence ATGGCGAAGAAGGCAACGAAGTACGACGTAACGGACCTGAAGTTGGCCGCCAAGGGCACGAAGCGCATCGAGTGGGCCGACAACGACATGCCGGTGCTCAAGCTCGTGCGCGAGCGGTTTGCGAAAGAGAAGCCGCTCAAGGGCAAGCGGATGAGCGCGTGTTTGCACGTCACCGCTGAGACGGCCAACCTGGCACGCACGCTCGAGGCCGGCGGCGCCGATCTGGTGCTCTGCGCCTCGAACCCGCTGAGCACGCAGGACGACGTGGCCGCCTCGCTCGTGGCCGACTACGGCATGAAGGTGTTTGCCCGGCGCGGCGTGGACCGCACGGGCTACTACAAGCACCTGCACGCGGCGCTGGACCACAGCCCGAACGTGACGATGGACGACGGCGCCGACCTCGTGAGCGCGCTCCACAACGACTACGCGCACCTGGCCGGCCAGGTGGTTGCCTCGATGGAGGAAACGACGACGGGCGTGATCCGGCTCAAGGCGATGTCCGCCGACGGCGCGCTCAAGATCCCGGTGATCGCCGTCAACGACGCCGACACGAAACACCTGTTCGATAACCGCTACGGCACGGGCCAGTCGACCGTTGACGGCATCATCCGCGCCACGGACATGCTCATCGCGGGCAAGACCATCGTCACCGCCGGCTACGGCTGGTGCGGGCGCGGCTTCGCCACACGCGCGCGCGGCATGGGCGCCAATGTCATCGTCACCGAGGTGGACGCCGTCCGTGCGCTCGAGGCGACGATGGACGGCTTCCGCGTCATGCCAATGGCGCAGGCGGCCAAGATCGGCGATCTTTTCTGCACGCTCACGGGCGACATCCACGTGCTGCGCAAGGAGCACTTCGAGAAGATGAAGGATGGCGCGATCGTGGCGAACTCGGGCCACTTCGACGTCGAGATCGACATCCCCGCGCTCGCCTCGCTGGCCAAGAAGGTCAACAAGGACGTGCGCCACTGCGTTGACGAGTACATCCTCAAGAACGGGCGGCGTCTCTTCCTGCTCGGTGAGGGACGGCTCATCAACCTCGCCGCGGCCGAGGGCCATCCGGCGAGCGTGATGGACATGAGCTTCTCGGTCCAGGCGCTCACGACCGAGTGGGCGATCAAGAACGCCGCGAAGCTCAAGCCGCAGGTCTATCCCGTCCCGAAGACGATCGATAAGTGGGTCGCCAAGCTCAAGCTCAGAAGCATGGGCGTGGCGATCGATACGCTCACGGCCGAGCAGAAGCATTACCTCGCCTCGTGGGACATGGGCACGTGA